One part of the Microlunatus elymi genome encodes these proteins:
- a CDS encoding phosphotransferase enzyme family protein, which translates to MIDDPYERCTPSDELVAEIADHYRLGEVRGSADLGGSWTTNIKIDTADRVVVARIHRHWTSASRLHALQVARSAVHAGGVPTVLPIRDQRGNTFNRLGKDRLVELEPYVDWDTRMNTPELFRIGFPVLGRVHDVLRTTPVPQAAESVRYANHVHSWRAAELTQLGADRMHWWQDDELHRFADDVVRHIDQVTAREAELADDQLRQLAHGDFWDNNVLFAGDRLAAVIDFDFMASRWRIDDLALTIYFWLLEPGRGLPDEHDQQQARTFVDAYDSGTELPLSRAERLALPLAIARQPAWSVGRWVLGLDDDQARSHARSSAREFPVAAKVLADLDDWQRALTEK; encoded by the coding sequence ATGATCGACGATCCGTACGAGCGTTGCACCCCGTCCGACGAGCTGGTGGCTGAGATCGCCGACCATTATCGCCTCGGCGAAGTACGCGGTTCGGCCGACCTCGGCGGCAGCTGGACCACCAACATCAAGATCGACACGGCGGACCGGGTCGTGGTGGCGAGGATCCATCGGCACTGGACCTCGGCGAGCAGGTTGCACGCTTTGCAGGTCGCCCGGTCGGCGGTCCACGCCGGTGGAGTGCCGACGGTGCTGCCGATCCGAGATCAGCGGGGAAACACCTTCAACCGGCTGGGCAAGGATCGGCTGGTCGAGCTGGAACCCTACGTGGATTGGGACACTCGGATGAACACGCCCGAGCTGTTCCGGATCGGGTTCCCGGTGCTCGGCCGGGTGCACGACGTGCTGCGTACGACGCCGGTGCCGCAGGCCGCGGAGTCGGTCCGTTACGCCAACCACGTGCACTCCTGGCGGGCGGCGGAGCTGACCCAGCTCGGCGCCGACCGGATGCACTGGTGGCAGGACGATGAGCTGCACCGATTCGCCGACGATGTGGTCCGGCACATCGACCAGGTCACTGCACGGGAAGCCGAACTGGCCGATGATCAACTCCGCCAGCTCGCGCACGGTGACTTCTGGGACAACAACGTTCTCTTCGCCGGTGATCGACTGGCCGCGGTGATCGACTTCGACTTCATGGCGTCCCGCTGGCGGATCGACGACCTGGCGCTGACCATCTACTTCTGGTTGCTCGAGCCCGGACGCGGTCTGCCGGACGAGCATGATCAACAACAGGCTCGAACGTTCGTCGACGCATACGACTCCGGCACCGAGCTGCCGCTGTCCCGCGCCGAGCGCCTGGCACTGCCGCTGGCGATCGCCCGGCAGCCTGCCTGGTCAGTCGGCCGGTGGGTGCTCGGCCTCGACGATGATCAAGCCCGTTCGCATGCCCGGTCGTCGGCGCGGGAGTTCCCGGTCGCGGCCAAGGTGCTGGCCGACCTGGACGACTGGCAGCGGGCACTCACCGAGAAGTGA
- a CDS encoding DUF3037 domain-containing protein, translating into MTLYPYSYAVLRAVPRVERGEFVNVGVIIYCQDLDFLRTAVHIDTGRIRALDHGANVELIEHAARAVLDACEQPVGSNRENSGLVIRFGMLTAPRSTVLQPSPVHVGLTSDPAATLDQLMRRLVLPPD; encoded by the coding sequence GTGACCCTGTATCCGTACAGCTATGCGGTGTTGCGGGCAGTCCCGCGCGTCGAACGCGGCGAGTTCGTCAACGTCGGCGTGATCATCTACTGTCAGGACCTTGACTTCCTCCGGACTGCGGTGCACATCGACACCGGCCGGATCCGCGCACTTGATCATGGAGCCAACGTCGAGCTGATCGAGCACGCCGCCCGGGCGGTGCTGGACGCCTGCGAGCAGCCGGTCGGCAGCAACCGGGAGAACAGCGGTCTGGTGATTAGATTCGGCATGCTCACCGCCCCGCGCAGCACGGTGTTGCAGCCCTCTCCCGTCCACGTCGGGCTGACCTCCGATCCGGCGGCCACCCTTGATCAACTGATGCGGCGACTGGTGTTACCGCCGGATTAA
- a CDS encoding HipA family kinase, with the protein MISASALPVQSSLPRIRAITYLTPLREGGSLPAIVEADDLGTYVVKFTGAGQGAKALVAEIIVGELARALDIRTPDLALIEVAGELGRSEPDFEVQELVLASAGLNLAVDYLPGSIGFDPSYPVPADEAARIVWLDALVANVDRSARNTNLLVWHRDLWAIDHGACLRFHHAWGDPQRFARSGYRYDDHVLSGIGDPRRVHDQLAGRVTAELLDSITALVPDRWLTPDDQRPDPAASADAATARIAYRDYLLARLDAASEWLP; encoded by the coding sequence GTGATCTCTGCCAGCGCACTGCCGGTTCAGTCGTCGCTGCCGCGCATCCGCGCGATCACCTATCTGACGCCGTTGCGGGAGGGCGGGTCGCTGCCGGCGATCGTCGAGGCGGACGACCTCGGCACGTACGTGGTGAAGTTCACCGGCGCAGGCCAGGGCGCCAAGGCACTGGTCGCCGAGATCATCGTCGGCGAACTCGCTCGGGCGCTGGACATCCGCACGCCGGATCTCGCGTTGATCGAGGTCGCCGGCGAGCTCGGCCGCTCCGAACCGGACTTCGAGGTGCAGGAGTTGGTGCTGGCCAGTGCCGGGTTGAATCTCGCCGTCGACTACCTGCCGGGTTCGATCGGTTTCGACCCGAGCTATCCGGTGCCGGCCGACGAGGCAGCTCGGATCGTCTGGCTGGACGCGCTCGTCGCCAACGTCGATCGCAGCGCCCGCAACACCAACCTGCTGGTCTGGCACCGCGACCTGTGGGCGATCGATCATGGTGCCTGCCTGCGTTTTCATCACGCCTGGGGCGATCCGCAACGCTTCGCCCGCTCCGGCTATCGGTACGACGATCACGTGCTGTCCGGGATCGGCGACCCGCGCAGGGTTCATGATCAACTTGCCGGTCGGGTGACCGCCGAGCTGCTCGATTCGATCACCGCGCTGGTCCCCGATCGCTGGCTGACGCCCGATGATCAACGACCCGATCCGGCCGCGTCCGCGGATGCCGCCACCGCTCGGATCGCCTATCGCGACTATCTGCTGGCCCGACTCGACGCGGCATCGGAGTGGTTGCCGTGA
- a CDS encoding arylsulfatase, giving the protein MTRVREPQRMSNPYGVNSRASGSRSRRLDRPNIMLICVDQMRGDALSVAGHPVVKTPHLDELAGQGTRFSRAYSATPTCVPARVGLFTGQSHERHGRTGYRDGIPFTDAHPVTMQGVLREHGYQTQAIGKMHVFPERSRCGFDDVRLHDGFLHFGRRFGGRNLTANDDYLTWLRRQPGMDAHADYFDDGLGCNSMVAFPWNRDEYLHPTNWVVHETLDWLQRRDPTVPFFNYVSFHRPHAPFNPPQWAWDQYYNGPRLEPPRGEWVQDFEEFRRDNYHQTVLGRLDPESHHRTTSGYYGLISHIDVQLNRLFEGLADLELLEDTMIIFVSDHGDMMGDHDMYRKSVGYEGSAHVPMIVRAAPRFSSGAPTGAVVDSVTELRDIMPTVLDAAGVTIPETVDGISLMPFVSGNAPSDWSRDIHGEHTHFGQSLHWVTDGRRKYLWASGRGIEQFFDLEQDPRELENLINEPSRQAEIDHWRQRLINYLDGREEGYVADGRLITGRPAQTERSDISALVS; this is encoded by the coding sequence ATGACGCGAGTAAGGGAGCCGCAGCGGATGTCGAACCCGTACGGAGTCAACAGTCGGGCGTCCGGTTCGAGGAGCCGACGTCTCGATCGCCCCAACATCATGTTGATCTGCGTTGATCAGATGCGCGGCGACGCGTTGTCGGTGGCCGGGCATCCGGTGGTGAAGACGCCGCATCTGGACGAGCTGGCGGGGCAGGGGACGCGGTTCTCCCGGGCCTACTCGGCGACGCCGACCTGCGTGCCGGCCCGGGTCGGACTGTTCACCGGCCAGTCGCACGAGCGGCACGGTCGGACCGGCTACCGCGACGGCATCCCGTTCACCGACGCACATCCGGTGACCATGCAGGGAGTGCTGCGCGAGCACGGCTACCAGACCCAGGCGATCGGCAAGATGCACGTGTTTCCGGAGCGGTCCCGCTGCGGTTTCGACGACGTACGACTGCACGACGGCTTCCTGCACTTCGGCCGCCGGTTCGGCGGCCGCAACCTGACCGCGAACGACGACTACCTGACCTGGCTGCGCCGGCAACCCGGGATGGATGCTCACGCGGACTACTTCGACGACGGTCTGGGCTGCAACTCGATGGTGGCGTTCCCGTGGAACCGGGACGAGTATCTGCATCCGACCAACTGGGTGGTGCACGAGACACTGGACTGGCTGCAGCGACGGGATCCGACGGTTCCGTTCTTCAACTACGTCTCCTTCCACCGTCCGCACGCGCCCTTCAACCCGCCGCAGTGGGCCTGGGATCAGTACTACAACGGTCCGCGGCTGGAGCCACCGCGCGGCGAATGGGTCCAGGACTTCGAGGAGTTCCGCCGGGACAACTACCACCAGACGGTGCTCGGCCGACTGGACCCGGAGTCCCACCATCGGACCACCAGCGGCTACTACGGCCTGATCAGTCACATCGACGTGCAGTTGAACCGGTTGTTCGAGGGGCTGGCCGATCTGGAGCTGCTCGAGGACACCATGATCATCTTCGTCTCCGATCACGGCGACATGATGGGCGACCACGACATGTACCGGAAGTCGGTGGGCTACGAAGGCAGTGCTCACGTGCCGATGATCGTCCGGGCGGCGCCACGATTCAGCTCCGGTGCCCCGACGGGAGCGGTGGTCGACTCGGTGACGGAGCTGCGGGACATCATGCCTACGGTGTTGGACGCGGCCGGCGTAACGATCCCCGAAACGGTCGACGGCATCAGCCTGATGCCCTTCGTGAGCGGCAATGCGCCGTCCGACTGGAGCCGCGACATCCATGGCGAACACACGCACTTCGGGCAGTCCCTGCACTGGGTTACCGACGGGCGGCGGAAGTACCTGTGGGCTTCGGGACGGGGGATCGAGCAGTTCTTCGATCTCGAGCAGGATCCCCGCGAGTTGGAGAACTTGATCAACGAACCGTCCCGGCAGGCCGAGATCGACCACTGGCGGCAACGCTTGATCAACTACCTGGACGGCCGGGAGGAAGGCTACGTCGCCGACGGCAGGCTGATCACCGGCCGACCGGCGCAGACCGAGCGTTCCGACATCTCGGCATTGGTCAGCTGA
- a CDS encoding six-hairpin glycosidase: MIKSAVQIVFSNDRHAMNWLRADYSYAEVRFRRGHPADPRPRDLRAEVTTRQDGDLVRTEIVITNCGPKPEFTGVGDIGITLPLPDRYDDAITCQTQRCHAHLFCAGSASYVYARRMGGEAPHLGLVLTEGSLDNYSVERDFDRSSNDRGCFLLHPSPLVLQPGESTRIAWTIFGCRDTDDFFRRAGQYSRFVRTGWDRYVLFRGETARLRIEPAFEADVVTANGEQLIRDDDGCYRTEVVADSSGEHVVTVSADGRTVRTRILVKEPLELLLERRVAFIAGRQQYRGPRDRLDGALLIFDNEEDHLFYNRSGDFNAGRERVGMGILLAQYLTCVRDELIKVADPTVPPLVRSSLDAYADFVRRELIDAETGIVYDDVAPDRTHRRLYNAPWFASFFLQMYELDGRPGDVLTAAKIIDRYYQDGGERFYPIELPVLPLCRALGRIGDHDRLARATAAFTAHAQRIAQAGKGYPASEVNYEQSIVAPAADILLQVHALTGDAALLTAALEQLTVLEQFQGVQPDYHLNEVAIRHWDGFWFGKHGLYGDTFPHYWSGLTGTVFARYGFATDDPGYLRRAESALRAVLPLIFDDGRASCGYVYPYSVNGTRAEFYDPYANDQDWALVFALRHLRMLQAATVGA, encoded by the coding sequence ATGATCAAATCTGCTGTGCAGATCGTCTTCTCCAACGACCGTCACGCGATGAACTGGCTGCGGGCGGACTATTCCTACGCCGAGGTCCGATTCCGGCGAGGCCACCCGGCCGACCCGCGTCCCCGTGATCTTCGAGCCGAGGTCACGACTCGGCAGGACGGTGACCTGGTCCGTACCGAGATCGTCATCACCAACTGCGGACCGAAGCCGGAGTTCACCGGCGTCGGCGACATCGGCATCACCCTGCCGCTCCCGGATCGCTACGACGACGCCATCACCTGCCAGACCCAGCGCTGCCACGCGCATCTGTTCTGTGCCGGCAGTGCGAGTTACGTCTACGCCCGCAGGATGGGCGGTGAGGCGCCGCATCTCGGCCTCGTGCTGACCGAGGGCAGCCTGGACAACTACAGCGTCGAGCGCGATTTCGACCGCAGCAGCAACGATCGCGGCTGCTTCCTCCTGCACCCCTCGCCGCTGGTGCTGCAGCCCGGTGAATCGACCCGGATCGCCTGGACGATCTTCGGTTGCCGGGACACCGACGACTTCTTCCGCCGGGCCGGGCAGTACAGCCGGTTCGTCCGCACCGGCTGGGATCGCTACGTCCTCTTCCGCGGTGAGACCGCCAGGTTGCGGATCGAACCGGCGTTCGAAGCCGATGTCGTCACGGCCAACGGCGAGCAACTCATCCGCGACGACGACGGCTGCTACCGCACCGAGGTCGTGGCCGACTCATCCGGTGAACACGTCGTCACCGTGTCTGCCGACGGCAGAACGGTCCGGACCCGGATTCTGGTCAAGGAACCGCTCGAGCTGCTGCTCGAACGCCGGGTCGCCTTCATCGCCGGACGCCAGCAGTATCGCGGCCCACGGGATCGACTCGACGGTGCCTTGTTGATCTTCGACAACGAAGAGGATCACCTGTTCTACAACAGATCCGGCGACTTCAACGCCGGACGAGAACGGGTTGGCATGGGCATCCTGCTGGCCCAGTATCTGACCTGCGTCCGAGACGAGTTGATCAAGGTAGCGGACCCGACCGTACCGCCGTTGGTGCGATCCAGCCTGGACGCTTACGCCGACTTCGTACGCCGTGAACTGATCGACGCCGAGACGGGAATCGTCTACGACGACGTGGCTCCCGATCGCACCCATCGCCGGCTCTACAACGCACCGTGGTTCGCGTCGTTCTTTCTGCAGATGTACGAGCTCGACGGCCGTCCCGGCGACGTCCTGACTGCCGCCAAGATCATCGATCGCTACTACCAGGACGGCGGCGAGCGGTTCTACCCGATCGAACTGCCGGTGCTACCCCTGTGCCGAGCTCTGGGGCGGATCGGTGATCACGATCGGCTCGCGCGAGCCACCGCAGCCTTCACCGCCCACGCGCAGCGAATCGCCCAAGCAGGCAAGGGATATCCGGCCAGCGAGGTCAACTATGAGCAGAGCATCGTGGCACCGGCCGCGGACATCCTGCTACAGGTCCACGCCCTCACCGGTGATGCGGCTCTGCTGACCGCCGCGCTGGAGCAGCTGACAGTGCTGGAACAGTTCCAGGGCGTGCAGCCGGACTACCACCTGAACGAGGTCGCCATCCGCCACTGGGACGGCTTCTGGTTCGGCAAACACGGCCTGTATGGAGACACGTTCCCGCACTACTGGAGCGGTCTGACCGGCACCGTGTTCGCCCGCTACGGGTTCGCGACCGACGATCCCGGCTACCTACGTCGAGCAGAGTCGGCGTTGCGAGCCGTCCTCCCGCTGATCTTCGATGACGGGCGCGCGTCCTGCGGCTACGTCTACCCGTACAGCGTGAACGGCACTCGGGCCGAGTTCTACGACCCGTACGCGAACGACCAGGACTGGGCGCTGGTGTTCGCGCTCCGGCACCTGCGGATGCTGCAAGCAGCGACTGTCGGAGCCTAG
- a CDS encoding glycoside hydrolase family 2 protein, with product MTDRADVAVPVPVQEYPDFCTGWLFGGRYVPSHTAIPEGIDGSAHDDSGFSAVTLPHCVAELSWQGWDPASWDGEWIYRRHFRLPAGMRGRRLRLEFEGVLTGATVIVNDTDLGKHLGGYLPFEHEITDLVRDGDNVLSVIVDGSWQSVPPDGHPDGPPAVDYGQPAGIYREVRLRALPNTYISDVFAKPVDVLRPDRRVDLELTIDAAQRPAGPAKLITELRDGSDIVAGTTIPVAISGAGAFTVRGRLEPGEVTLWDIHNPHLYDVMSTLMIDGVAAHEHRTRIGFREARWRKDGFFLNGERLQIFGLNRHQLYPYVGHAMPARAQRRDAEILKHDLACNMVRCAHYPPSRHFLDACDELGLLVWEEPPGWQFLPDDRRWLELALRDVREMVVRDRNRPSIVLWAARLNETRNLPDFYRRTKAVINELDDSRPTTGSMIFHATDDWVQDVFGYDDYSGDRVNAFLRPPLDVPYLVSECVGALSAQPFYRWTDPPGILAQQAIAHAQVHDTARTDPCYAGVLGWLAFDYGSQNGRIHHNVKTPGVADSFRIGKYAAGFYRSQLPPTERVVIEPAFCWGFAPGWPPRGPGQRAAIWSNCDRLELLLDDQHLTTALPDRQSFPNLAHPPFFVALHCDPATMPELRIDGYVGDTRVGSRRFASDPAGDHLLLATDDKIIFADGSDLTRLRFGAVDGYGNWRAHRHGEVTFRIDGPAELVGDNPFAFADSPGQGAVWLRAGRQPGQVAVTATHPTLGTAAVTVDVAAGRFASGGAWTSGARP from the coding sequence ATGACCGATCGAGCCGACGTGGCCGTGCCCGTGCCCGTGCAGGAGTATCCGGACTTCTGCACGGGCTGGCTGTTCGGCGGCCGGTATGTCCCTTCCCACACAGCGATCCCGGAAGGGATCGACGGCTCGGCCCACGACGACTCCGGCTTCTCGGCCGTCACCCTGCCGCACTGTGTTGCCGAATTGTCCTGGCAGGGTTGGGATCCGGCGAGCTGGGACGGTGAGTGGATCTATCGCCGGCACTTCCGGCTGCCGGCCGGGATGCGGGGTCGGCGGCTGCGGTTGGAGTTCGAGGGCGTGCTGACCGGCGCGACGGTGATCGTCAACGACACCGACCTGGGCAAGCACCTGGGCGGCTACCTCCCGTTCGAGCACGAGATCACCGACCTGGTCCGGGACGGCGACAACGTGCTGTCGGTGATCGTGGACGGCAGCTGGCAGTCGGTGCCGCCGGACGGCCATCCGGACGGTCCGCCGGCGGTCGACTACGGCCAGCCGGCCGGAATCTACCGCGAGGTGCGGCTGCGGGCGCTACCGAACACGTACATCAGCGACGTGTTCGCCAAGCCGGTCGACGTGCTGCGACCGGATCGCCGAGTTGATCTTGAGCTGACGATCGACGCCGCGCAGCGGCCGGCCGGGCCGGCGAAGCTGATCACCGAGTTGCGGGACGGGTCGGACATCGTTGCCGGCACGACGATTCCGGTTGCGATCTCGGGGGCCGGGGCGTTCACCGTACGAGGTCGACTCGAGCCGGGCGAGGTGACGCTCTGGGACATCCACAACCCGCACTTGTATGACGTGATGAGCACCCTGATGATCGACGGCGTCGCGGCGCATGAGCACCGCACCAGAATTGGCTTCCGGGAGGCGCGCTGGCGCAAGGACGGCTTCTTTCTCAACGGTGAGCGACTGCAGATCTTCGGGCTGAACCGGCACCAGCTCTATCCGTACGTCGGTCACGCCATGCCGGCCCGGGCGCAACGCCGGGACGCCGAGATCCTCAAGCACGACCTGGCCTGCAACATGGTCCGGTGCGCGCATTACCCGCCGTCGCGGCACTTCCTCGACGCCTGTGACGAGCTCGGCCTGCTGGTGTGGGAGGAACCGCCGGGCTGGCAGTTCCTGCCCGACGACCGGCGCTGGCTCGAGCTGGCGCTGCGCGACGTCCGGGAGATGGTCGTACGGGACCGGAACCGGCCGTCGATCGTGCTCTGGGCAGCCCGGCTCAACGAGACCCGAAACCTGCCCGACTTCTACCGCCGGACCAAGGCCGTGATCAACGAACTCGACGATTCCAGGCCGACCACCGGCTCGATGATCTTCCACGCCACCGACGACTGGGTGCAGGACGTGTTCGGCTACGACGACTACTCCGGTGACCGGGTCAACGCCTTCCTGCGGCCGCCGTTGGACGTGCCCTATCTGGTGTCCGAATGCGTCGGCGCGCTCTCCGCCCAACCGTTCTATCGCTGGACGGACCCGCCGGGAATCCTTGCCCAGCAGGCGATTGCGCATGCCCAGGTGCACGACACTGCCCGCACCGATCCGTGCTACGCGGGCGTGCTGGGCTGGCTGGCGTTCGACTACGGATCGCAGAACGGGCGCATCCACCACAACGTGAAGACGCCCGGGGTGGCCGACAGTTTCCGGATCGGCAAGTACGCCGCCGGTTTCTACCGAAGCCAGCTGCCGCCGACCGAACGGGTGGTGATCGAGCCCGCCTTCTGCTGGGGCTTCGCACCCGGCTGGCCGCCGCGCGGACCTGGGCAACGGGCAGCGATCTGGTCCAACTGCGACCGGCTGGAGCTGCTGCTCGATGATCAACATCTGACCACCGCGCTGCCCGATCGGCAGAGCTTCCCGAATCTTGCCCATCCGCCGTTCTTCGTTGCCCTGCACTGCGATCCGGCCACGATGCCGGAGCTACGGATCGACGGTTATGTCGGCGACACGCGGGTGGGCAGCCGCCGGTTCGCGTCCGACCCGGCCGGTGATCACCTGCTGCTGGCCACCGACGACAAGATCATCTTCGCTGACGGTTCGGACCTGACCCGGCTGCGTTTCGGCGCCGTCGACGGCTACGGCAACTGGCGAGCGCACCGCCACGGCGAGGTCACCTTCCGCATCGACGGTCCCGCTGAGCTGGTCGGCGACAACCCGTTCGCCTTCGCCGACTCCCCCGGCCAGGGCGCGGTGTGGCTGCGTGCCGGCCGGCAGCCCGGTCAGGTCGCCGTCACGGCAACCCATCCCACCCTGGGCACGGCAGCCGTCACAGTAGACGTCGCAGCGGGCCGTTTCGCCAGCGGGGGCGCCTGGACGTCCGGCGCCCGTCCATGA